The sequence TTAACATATATCTTATCATCCTTTATACGTGCATAGTTTTTAATTTTAAATTCATAATGCACAAACATATCTTTGTCACGATCCAGCAGGTTTTCTGCATAAATGGTGTCGAGTGAAAAAGTATTATTTCCAATTTCGTAAATGGAAGTTAATGTTTTTTCGCGGTATTCAGGGCGAACGTTTTTAAATATATTAGTAAAATCACCTCTAACATAACCCGTGTATCTGCTGGTTGAATTTCCAATTATTTCGCTGCCTTCGAGTTTTAAATTCATTTTTTCTTCCAAAATATTTTTTTCCGGTTCCATAACAGGAACTTGCACTACCTCATATGCACCTTTCCCTAAATGGATAAGTGCTTCTTTTCCCTGAATAAATCCGGAAGGCATACCAAATGGCAGATAAGAATCAGTTCCATCCAGGAAAATATATTTACCATCCGATTTATAAGCAGCGATCATGTGGTTATCGTTTGCCGGTGTTGGCACTGTAGAATAAGTATAAGGAATATCTCTGGTGCCAATCCAAACCAGATGTGCATCAACGCCTGCAATTTGCATCATTCCGGTAATAATACTTGCCATCCCTTTACAGTCGCCGTAACGTTTTGTGCAAACTGCCGCTGCCTGACTTGGAACAAAACCATCCATACCGGCTTCAAATGCTACATATTTAATATTATCCTGCACCCACTGATATATTTTTTTTGCTTTTTCATCAGGTGAAGTAATTCCGGTAACGAGCGAGTCAACAACTTTTTTCACTTCATCATTTGGTACAATATTTACACCATCAACAAAATCGTAATAAAAATTATGTAAGTCAGCAACATCATTAATTACATCTACCTTTTTTCCATCCAGCATATAACTTTTTATATAAACGATTACATGCGGTGCATAATACCTGATTGATGGTGCATTTGATTCCACTTCAATTTTTGGCATATTCGTCATTTTCCAAGAATACACCTGTTTTCCTTTTTCATCTGTTTTTTTAAAATTGAGTGCCTCGGCAGTGGTATTCATATACACAATTTCGAGCTCTGTTCCTGCTGGGCAGCTAATGGTAAATGCGCTACTTTCAGTAGGACAGAAATCGCCAAAAATGTGCATCGGTAAAAACCTTGGCTCAACAATTTCATTTGTGTAGTCCATTACCCTTCTGCAACCTTTTGCCAGCATCGGGAAATTAAATGTTTTTTCTTTTGAATCATCAAAAAAGATATCACCACGAACAACATCATTGGTATAGAAATAATCTACATCAACCGATTTATACTTTTTACCATCCGGAATTAATGTTTTAGCCGAAAGGTCAATCAATGGCATCCATCCGGAATACTCCACAGATTCATCATTGTAAATATTTGCCTTTTCGGTAAGCAACAGCATATCTTCAAAATAATGTGCTGTAATATTTAATTTACCTTTTTTAACCTCCATATTAATATCGGCATCTTGCTGTAAATAAATTACAGGTTCACCCGGATATTTTGTGGTATAGGTATTAACATCTAGCGGCTCCTGCCCGAATACGGAGCCAATCAGCAAAAATATTGCTGCGGAAGTGAGGATTTTATTCATCTATTTTTTATTTCTCTGATACTATTTTATCGTTGTAATAAATTATTGTTTTCAATAATTTTCCTGTTTTATCATATATCTTTTTTTCACCATATAAATCACCGGCAATGTAATGTGCAACTTCAGAAACCTGGCCATTTTCAAAATATTTGGTAAATACACCTTCCAGTTGATCATTTACATAAGTTCCTTCACTTTCTAATTTCCCGTTGGCATAATACATTTTTCTTACACCTTCCAGTTTATCGTTTTTGTAATTTGCTTCTTCCATTAATTTACCGGATGAGAAATATTCTTTGTAAGTACCTTGATACCAGCCTTTTACTAAAGTATATTCAACTGATTTTTTTCCGTTTGTATAATAGGCAACGATATTAGCATTTCCACCTTCAATGGTAATTACCGGCACCAACTTTCCATTTGTGCCATTGTAAGTATAACTTACCACTTTATCATTAATATAGTTTTTAATTAACTGTAACTCACCGGTATTATCATAATATTTAAACTCGCCATATCGGATGCCGTTAATATATTCACCTTCTAATTCGAGTTTACCATTATCGTAATACAATATATAAGCGCCATTTTCTTCATCGGCAGCGTATTCACGTTTACTCTCAATTTTTCCATCTTCAGTATAAATAAATTTCACCCCTTCGTTAGAACCTAATACATAAGGTTCTTCAATATGTACTTTTCCATTTGGGTAATACCATTTCCACATGCCATGGCGCTCGCCGTTTACCAAATCACCTTCTGTTTCAACAACTCCACCAGGGCCATACCAGGTATGTTTGCCATTGCGTTCACCATTCATGTAACCACCATTCATATACACGGTGCCATTATAGTTGAGCACTTTTAAATCCACTTTTTCTTTGTCGATTAATGTTGAATCTACAACTGCACCGGTTGAATCATAATCATAAGATCTTAAGATAATTCCTTCAAGCATGTAATATTCAGATTCTTTGTTGCCTTTAACATCATAATATTCCTGCCATCCGTGTTGCAAATTATCCATATAATACAATTTGAATTTGATTTCACCATTGTCATGATATCCAAGCCATTCACCCTGACGTTCGCCTTTTACATATACGCCGGTTTCAGTTAATAAACCGTTCTCGTTAAATATTTTCAACTCACCATCTCTATCATCATCTTTCCATGTTACGGTTGAAGAAATACTTCCATCTTCAAAAAATTCAGTTTGTTTTCCGTCCAGCAAACCATCCTTGAACGTTTGTTCAGTACTGATATTACCATATTCATTATAATATTTCCAAACACCATTTTGAGATGAACCTACGTAATCACCTTCAAAATCTTTAATACCATCTTCATCCATTCCAACAAATGGGAATTTGGTTAATTTTCTTTTGCCTTCAGATATCACTTTTCCGCTTTTATCGTAATAGGTATAGGCAGTAATTTCACCTTTGGTATATTCCCATGTGTAATGTAAAACGCCATCAGGTGCATAATTTTTTGAAATACCATTCTTTTTGCCGGTTTCATCATAACTTTCTTCTGATTCCAGTTTACCGTTTCGATAATAGGTTTTATGTGTGCCAACAAAACTTGTTTTTTTAGCAACTCCTTCTGCCTGAATATTTCCGTTAGAATGATATGCAACAAACGGTCCTTCCGATTCGTCGTTCACGAGCGTTTCAGTAAATGATAATTTACCATCCGCATAAAATTCCTCGTGTTTCCCTTCTGCTTTTCCGGCTTTAAATTCAGTTACTTCAGAAATTTGTCCGTTCGCATAATATCTGGTCACTTTACCATCCAGTTCATTTTTCTTATATTCAGCTACCACACTTTTTAATCCGTTTGGATAATACATTGTGAAGGTTCCTTCCAGCATATCATCTTCATAATTCTTTTCAACATAAATACCACCGTAATAGTAATATTCCTTAAATAAACCGTAGGCTTTGCCTTCCGTGTAATTGCCTTCAAGGCTCACCTGACCATTTGAGTAATATTTAGTGTATTTTCCATTGTATAAATCATTTGTAAATTCAATTGCTTCAGTCAGATTACCAAATTCGTCATAAAATTTACTCAGTCCGTTTTTTTCACCTGAGCGATTAAATGTTCCGGTTGTATATATATTTCCTGCTATATTATAAACCTCAAAATCGCCAACCAATTTATCTTCTTTACCAACTTTTTCAATATTACCAACAATACTTAACGTATTATATTCACTATACAGGAAAGTAACTTTAGTTTTTTTACCATTTAATACATAATTATGCATTTTATGCTGATTGTAATAAGTATCAGGCCACCATGTATCAAAACTTTTTAAATCGGAAACATGTTTACCTAAAATCTTTTGGACATTTTGATTATCTGCACTTATTAAAATATAATAGCTGAAGTCTTCGAATTTGTTTGCTTCCATCAACATTTTAAAATAGGGCACATAAAATTCCATCCAGAATCCCTTATCACTTGCATCATATTCAACCTTATTTAACATCAGGTGAATTTGTTTCATAAAGTCATAGTTGCCAAAATCACCGGGAACTTTATATTTTTTGTTTGCAGAAACTTTGTTGCTCAATAAAAGTTCCACTTCAGAAAAATCATCACCATCACCAAATTTAATATCGTGTTTATCTAATTGAGAAGACGGGTCGGTAGCAACCGAAACTAAAAGATCTAAAGCTGATTTCGAACGATTGGTATTAGGCTCAAGAATTAAAAATGTACATAAACTCAGGAGCGATTGAACTGTTTTTCCTTCCATTGCAGTCAAACTTGCCAGCATTAAATGTGTTCCCGGATGGCTAGGATTAATTTCTAATACATCCTTAAAACGTTGTACAGCTTCAGGATATTTTTTCATATTATAATAAGTAACTCCCTGATTAAAAATGAGCTGCACATTTTTAGGAAATAACTTAATACCCTGATCATACGCAGCGACACTTTCTTCACGTAATTCTAATTCATCGAGGGCATTTCCGAGGTTGACAAATAATTCTGGATATAACTTATCGGTTGAGGCAATAGCCAAACGTGCAACCGCAGCTGCTTCTTCATAATTTTCATTAGCCAGCAATGAAAGCGATTTTTCACTCAGGGCTGTTATGTATAATGAATCGTTCCGGTTAATCAGGTCATAAAGGGCAATGGCCTTTTCATATTTTTCATCATCATGGTATTCAATGGCTTTGTCAATAATTGCCTTTGAATTCTTAAAGTCGGATGCTTTTTGGGCAAATGCAGAGGTAGCAACTAGCATACCCATCACTACAAACGTAAATAAACGCAGGTTTGTCTTCATGTGTGTTTTAAATGTTGTTAAGTCAAATGATTTCACCGCTAATATATCATTTTTTCCTATTCGGAGGTAAGTCAATCACGAAAAGACGATTAAAAGGATTGTAAAATTTCATGTAAAGTGCATTTTTAGATTGATTATCAGCACTTTATGTGAAATATAAAGTTGGATGAATACTTATTATTTTTGACTCAATAAATGGTAACTTTTAATGCGGTAATCAAAAAATTTGGTTCCATGGGTGAAAAGACCGGATGGACATATGTTGAAATTCCGGCAAAGTATGCCGAATTGCTTAACCCGGGGGTAAAGACATCTTTCAGGGTGAAGGGCAAACTTGATAACCTGGCAGTTAAGCAGCTGGCGCTTATTCCAATGGGTGAGGGAGATTTCATCATACCGCTTAATGCCGGCATGCGTAAAAATTTAGGCAAAAGAAGTGGAAATTCATTACAAATAGTATTAACTTTAGATAATAGTCCCTTTTCATTTTCTTCAGATTTTATAGCTTGTCTGGAAGATGAACCCGGGGCGAAAAAATTTTTTGATACATTACCCGGCTCACACCAACGTTATTTTTCAAAATGGATTGATTCAGCAAAAACTGATGAAACTAAAGCAAAACGAATTGCAATGGCTGTTACCGCTTTAGCTCAACATTTAGGATATGCTGAAATGATCCGAGCAAACAAAAAAATAAAATAAGATGCGCAGTCCGGTATTCTTTGCTACAATTTTTTATCTGTTAATTGGATGTACTGTCGACAATCCGATTCATGAAACAAAATCACTTTGCGAAGCAGTAGCCACCAAAGATGATATGAGTAAGAATGATCATTGATGATTTATGTTTGGGATATTTACCTGACGCTACCACCGAAGATGAGTTAGGTCATGAAAAAAATTTAGAAGATTTAATTCAATCAATTAATGCAAGCTATCCGTGTGCAGTTGCAAGCCTGGTTTGTTATGCCTGCATTGAAACAAATCCGGCAATTTCAGAAATACGAATTGATGTGCAGCTTGACAGCAATAATTATTTTGTAGTAATAGATTTATTTACTCCTGACGACGTTATTTCATTTTCAAACATACATTAAACAGCCTGAAATGCTTACGCTTTGCGGTATTGGAGGCATTGATTCCAATCGTTTTCAAAATATTTTTTTACTTTTTCCAACTCTTCCTGTGGTATTAATGGTGCAGATGAAATAAATCGTTTTGGAATTAATAAGGCCGTATATAAAATACTATAACACAATAACATTCGTGAGCGGCGACGTATCCAGGTTTTGTATCTGGGGCCTTTATATATTGGAATTTTTTTGAACAGATAAGGCCCTATTTTCAACATTATTTTTAATTGTTTTTCGTTGTACGACGTATGATGTGGTTCTAACGAAATTGCAGATTTATCGTAAGTGGTACCCGTATAGTTTGCTATTTGGTCAATAAACTTAAACGTATCTTTTTTTATATCATCATAAAATAATACCAGTGGTTTTGATGTAAAATGTTTTTCCAGTAATTGAATTTTAGGATGAAATAAAGCATCCTGAATTTTCCAAAAACCCTTATCATTTTCCACATCGAAAAACTCGGTAAATGTAAACGGATAACCATTTTTTAAAAAACGGCGATATTGTGAAGCTATCCACTGATCATTTCTTCTTAAAACAATTATGGCATGTGTATCAGGGTAAACAGCAGCAAATTTTACTACTTCCCGCTCCAATTGCTGGTCCATTTCACGCGATAAAAAAACCTTGTCGGCATTTGATTCTTGTAAAATTTTTTTCCAGCTGTTATAGCGCGTAGGATGCACATAATAAATGCCTTTAAACGCACCAAACACCTTATTTTGCAGATAAGTGCTGGCAGTTTTACCCAAGCCCACATGAAAAAATACGGTTAACGGTTTACCTACATCCATAATTTCGCGGGTGAAATTCAGTAAAATACTGCAGTGTAGCAAATTCCATATTGTGTTAAAGTATAGTCAGAAGTCTGTAAAATTGGCGGTTGTGACATCCATTTTACATTATTCTGGTTATCTTCGCGGCAATATTATGAATCGAATTTTAACCTTAATTTTCCTTTTAGCAGGCTTATACAGCGCAGCTCTTGGCCAAACCGGAACCATTCGCGGATTTGTTTATGACGAAGAAAACGGTGAACCTGTTCCCTTTGTGAATGTAATTGTCGCAAAAACAGACAATATCGGTGCACCGTCTGATATCAATGGATTTTTCTCGATTCCTGATGTACCGGTAGGTCAGCAAACCCTCGTATTAACCTATATCGGTTACGATTCACTCGTTTATCCTGTAACTGTTGAAGCGGGTAAAATATTAAATGTGAAGTTGAATATGAAGCAATCGGGTGTTGATTTAGATGTAGTAACCATCTCATCAAAAACTACTTCTAAACTGGAAGAAATTCAGATTTCCACAACTACAATTACACCTTTACAAATAAAACGTTTGCCATCAGTAGGTGGTGAACCGGATCTTGCGCAATATTTACAAGTTTTACCGGGCGTGATTTTTACGGGCGACCAGGGCGGACAACTCTACATTCGTGGTGGTAGTCCGATACAAAATAAGGTGTTGTTAGATGGAATGGTAATTTACAACCCCTTCCACTCTATCGGTTTATTTTCGGTTTTCGAAACTGATATTATCCGAAATGTTGATGTATATACAGGAGGTTTTAGTTCTGAGTATGGTGACCGTATTTCTGCTGTTGTAGATATCACCACAAAAGATGGTAATAAAAACGAAACCCAGGGTGAAGTTTCGGTAAGTCCCTTTTTAGCACGTTTTTTATTGGAAGGACCTATTAAAAAATCAACAAATAAATCATCGAGTTTAACTTACATTTTAACAGCAAAACATTCATATTTAGATAAATCGTCTAAAATTATTTATCCTTATGTAAATAGTCAGGAAGGTATTTTAGGTAATAATGGCATTCCATATACATTTACAGATGTATACGGTAAAATATCATTGAATTCGGAATCGGGAAATAAATTAAATGTATTTGGTTTTAATTACAGAGATAGTGTTAATTATTCTGATATCACCACATTTAAATGGAATTCAATTGGTGGTGGAACAAACTTTGTGATTGTTCCTTCTGAATCGAATATGCTGATTGAAGGGGTGTTTGCCTACTCGAATTATACCATGGTTCAAAACGAAGCTGATGGTAAGCCGCGCAATAGTTTTGTGGGTGGATTTAATGGCGGGGTTGACTTCACGTATTACCAGCCCCATGGTGATGTGCAGTATGGTGTAGAGGTAATTGGTTTTGAAACAAATTATGAATTTTTTAACCGACTAGGTGTTAAATATGAGCAACAGCAATTTACAACCGAGTTAGGAACTTATGTAAAATTCAGAAGATCATTCAATAAAAAATTCGTGATTGAACCAAGTTTACGCATTCAGTATTATGCATCACTCAGTGAGTTTTCACCTGAGCCACGAATTGGTATGAAATATAATATTACTGATCGTGTGCGGATAAAATTTGCCGGTGGTTTATACAGTCAGAATTTAATTTCTACAAAAAGCGACCGCGACGTGGTGAATTTATTCACAGGATTTTTATCAGGACCGGATGATGATTTATATACAATTGATGGTGAAGAAGCTAAATCAAAATTACAACGTTCAACACATGCCATTGCCGGTATTGAATTTGATCCGTCTGATTATATAGAAGTAAATATTGAACCATATATCAAATATTTTAACCAGCTTATTGAAATTAACCGCAAAAAAACAACTTTACGTGACCCGGATTTTGCAACAGAAACAGGTCAGGCTTATGGAATTGATTTTTCATTAAAATATGAACGCAAAGCAGTTTATTTATGGATGGCCTACTCATTGGGCTTTATTGAACGTAACGACGGCGAGCAGGTATATCCGCCGCATTACGACAGACGACACAATTTAAACCTGGTAGCAACGTATACGGTAAAACGTTTATGGGAGTTTAGTGCAAGATGGAATTTAGGATCAGGATTTCCTTTTACACAAACTGCAGGTTTTTATGAAAGTGTTGACTTTTTGGATGGTATTAGCACAGATTATACCACCACAAACGGCTCTTTAGGTATTATTTATGATGAAGATTTAAACGGTGGACGTTTACCTTATTACCACCGCCTTGATTTAGCAGTAAAACGTAATATTTACTTTGTAAATAAAAATAAGATTGAAATTAATGCGGGTGTTACCAATGTTTACAATCGCGAAAATATATTTTATTTCGATAGAGTAAGATATGAGCGTATTAATCAGTTGCCGATATTACCATCGTTGTCTATATCTTATGCTTTTTAACTCCGAACGAAGATGAATATATTAAAGCTGCAATTCCAATTGCAGCTTTTTTTTGCACTATTGTTACTTCTTGTAAAAAAAAAATAGCCTGGCTTTACGACAGACTATCAGTACCGGAAGCGGGACAGGCCCGCATAAATTATGTACATAAAAAAAAGGTTGAATTAAATTAATAATTCAACCTCTTCAGTACCGGAAGCGGGACTCGAACCTGCCTTAATTCAGTTTCCCTAAGACATTGCTGGTTTAATTTTCATTTAAAAAATTTAGCACATTTGTAATTTCTTTTCGGCAGGCAGGCCCGCATAAATTATGTACATAAAAAAAGGTTGAATTAAATTAATAATTCAACCTCTTCAGTACCGGAAGCGGGACTCGAACCTGCCT comes from Bacteroidota bacterium and encodes:
- a CDS encoding DUF3857 domain-containing protein, producing the protein MNKILTSAAIFLLIGSVFGQEPLDVNTYTTKYPGEPVIYLQQDADINMEVKKGKLNITAHYFEDMLLLTEKANIYNDESVEYSGWMPLIDLSAKTLIPDGKKYKSVDVDYFYTNDVVRGDIFFDDSKEKTFNFPMLAKGCRRVMDYTNEIVEPRFLPMHIFGDFCPTESSAFTISCPAGTELEIVYMNTTAEALNFKKTDEKGKQVYSWKMTNMPKIEVESNAPSIRYYAPHVIVYIKSYMLDGKKVDVINDVADLHNFYYDFVDGVNIVPNDEVKKVVDSLVTGITSPDEKAKKIYQWVQDNIKYVAFEAGMDGFVPSQAAAVCTKRYGDCKGMASIITGMMQIAGVDAHLVWIGTRDIPYTYSTVPTPANDNHMIAAYKSDGKYIFLDGTDSYLPFGMPSGFIQGKEALIHLGKGAYEVVQVPVMEPEKNILEEKMNLKLEGSEIIGNSTSRYTGYVRGDFTNIFKNVRPEYREKTLTSIYEIGNNTFSLDTIYAENLLDRDKDMFVHYEFKIKNYARIKDDKIYVNLTLDKDLSTFKFDNGRTIPFEEEFKKNIKRTVVFDIPEGYVVDHLPENSVYANSLFNYTIKYEQVGNQLIMTSNIIIDFLLLDQTHFAEWNAMIKQINSAYNEVVIFKKK
- a CDS encoding DUF1905 domain-containing protein, producing the protein MVTFNAVIKKFGSMGEKTGWTYVEIPAKYAELLNPGVKTSFRVKGKLDNLAVKQLALIPMGEGDFIIPLNAGMRKNLGKRSGNSLQIVLTLDNSPFSFSSDFIACLEDEPGAKKFFDTLPGSHQRYFSKWIDSAKTDETKAKRIAMAVTALAQHLGYAEMIRANKKIK
- a CDS encoding carboxypeptidase-like regulatory domain-containing protein; translated protein: MNRILTLIFLLAGLYSAALGQTGTIRGFVYDEENGEPVPFVNVIVAKTDNIGAPSDINGFFSIPDVPVGQQTLVLTYIGYDSLVYPVTVEAGKILNVKLNMKQSGVDLDVVTISSKTTSKLEEIQISTTTITPLQIKRLPSVGGEPDLAQYLQVLPGVIFTGDQGGQLYIRGGSPIQNKVLLDGMVIYNPFHSIGLFSVFETDIIRNVDVYTGGFSSEYGDRISAVVDITTKDGNKNETQGEVSVSPFLARFLLEGPIKKSTNKSSSLTYILTAKHSYLDKSSKIIYPYVNSQEGILGNNGIPYTFTDVYGKISLNSESGNKLNVFGFNYRDSVNYSDITTFKWNSIGGGTNFVIVPSESNMLIEGVFAYSNYTMVQNEADGKPRNSFVGGFNGGVDFTYYQPHGDVQYGVEVIGFETNYEFFNRLGVKYEQQQFTTELGTYVKFRRSFNKKFVIEPSLRIQYYASLSEFSPEPRIGMKYNITDRVRIKFAGGLYSQNLISTKSDRDVVNLFTGFLSGPDDDLYTIDGEEAKSKLQRSTHAIAGIEFDPSDYIEVNIEPYIKYFNQLIEINRKKTTLRDPDFATETGQAYGIDFSLKYERKAVYLWMAYSLGFIERNDGEQVYPPHYDRRHNLNLVATYTVKRLWEFSARWNLGSGFPFTQTAGFYESVDFLDGISTDYTTTNGSLGIIYDEDLNGGRLPYYHRLDLAVKRNIYFVNKNKIEINAGVTNVYNRENIFYFDRVRYERINQLPILPSLSISYAF